In Acidobacteriota bacterium, the sequence CCATGCGGGAACGGGACTGCTGGATCTGGGTCAGAGTGATGGGCCAGTCCATGTGCGCTCCCCGGGGTGGCTCGTAGGGTTCGGAGGATGCCTCTACTCTACAGGCCGGTCCCCTCTTTATGGGGAACCCTATTCTCCAAGCCCCCCTGGACTTGACGACCCGTAGGGTGTTTCCCTAGCTTGTGACTGGACACGTCGGACCTTCAAACTCACCGACGAGGAGCCCCGCATCGATGGACACCGCCACCCTGCCGATCGAGGAGAGCTGGAAACTTGACGATATTTTCCCCGACTCCGCGGCTATTCGGGCCGAACGACAGGCGCTCCAGGGCTCCCTCGACGGATTGACCGACGGGCAGGGTCGTCTAGGCGAGTCCGCAGCGATCCTGGCCGATGCGCTGGAGGCGTCGACCGAGGCCTGGCGACGGGTTGCGAAACTGCGATGTTTTGCAATGCTGCAATCCGACACGGATATCCGCAACGCGGCGGCGCAGGCGCTGCGAGAAGAAATCGATCTGCTGACCACGGACCTCTCCGGTCGGGTTGCGTGGATCCGACCCGAGATTCTCGCGTTGCCGTCATCGACGCTCGAGACGTATCTGGACGAGGAGCCGCGCCTCGCGATCCATCGGTTCTTCCTGCAAGACCTGATGCGACAGCGCGATCATGTGCTGACTCCCGGTGAGGAACGGATCATGGCGGAGGCCAGCGCCATCACACGAACCCCGGGAAGCCTGTTCAACGTCTTGCACAACGTCGAGATTCCGCCGGCGCAAGTCACCCTCGAGGACGGTCGCCAGGTCGAGCTGACACCGACGGAGTTCTTCAAACATCGCACCACCGGCAACCGCAACGACCGAGAGTTGCTGTTCACCGCGTACTACGAGTCGCAGGCCCGCTTCCAGCAGACCCTCGGTGAGAATCTGGCCGGACAGATTCGCGCACACATCTTTCGGGCCCGTGCGCGACGCTACCCAAGCTGTGTGGCGGCGGCGCTGGACGGCAACGCCGTACCCGAAGGTGTCTATCGCAATCTGATCGCCCAGACCCATGCGCAGCTACCGACGTTCTATCGTTACTTCGAACTGCGGAAGCGATCGCTCGGCGTCGAACGACTCGAGTATCACGATCTGCACTGTCCGCTCACGGGCGACGAGCCCACGCGGTACGAGCCGCAGGATGCGATGCGTACCATCCGCGAGAGTCTCGCCCCGCTTGGAAGCATGTACCTCGCCGCCGTCGACGAGGCTTTCGACAATCGCTGGATCGACTGGCATCCCCAGAACGGCAAGCGGTCGGGGGCCTACGCGACCGGTTGGGCGTACGACGTCCACCCCTACGCACTGCTGAATTTCCTGGGGGACTACGACAGCGTCTCCACCGCGACCCACGAACTGGGCCACGCACTCCACTCGTACTTCAGCAATCAACGGCAGCCCTTCGCGACCGCGGACTATTCGATCTTCGTCGCGGAGGTTGCGTCGACCCTGAACGAGGCGCTCCTGCTGAATCACAAACTGGAGTGTGCGGACGACGAGACCGAGCAGCAGTTCCTTCTCTCCCGCTATCTGGACAGTTTCCGTGTGACGTTCCACCGACAGACGCTGTTCGCGGAGTTCGAACTGGAGATCCACGACCGTAGCGAACGCGGCGAGGCGTTGACCGGCGAGCGGCTCAACGAGATCTACCTGCAGTTGCTGCGCAAGTATCACGGCCACGACGAGAGCATCGTTCACATCGACGAACGCTACGGCGGCGAGTGGATGCTGGTTCCGCATTTCTACTACAACTTCTACGTCTACCAGTACGCGACCGGTATCGTCGCATCGACGGCGTTGGCCGAGGCGATCGTCAACAAGACACCCGGCAGCGTCGAGCGTTACGTCGAGTTCCTCCATCGCGGAGGTTCGGACTATTCACTCCAACTGCTCCGCACCGCGGGAGTCGACCTGGAGCAGGCCCAACCGTACGAGGACGCCTGCAGCGCTTTCGAACGTCGTTTGGATCAGCTCGAGGCGCTGCTGCCCGACGCCTGATGACGTGGCGGGACCTCTCGACGAGGCGCGTCTTCCTGATCTGTCTCCTGGTCCTCCTCCCGTTATCGTTCTCCAATAGCGACAATCCGTTCAGGACCACTCCCGTCGCGGACGCCATGCGTTACGACAGCTGGGCAACCGAGATGGCCGGAGACGGCCTCGGCACTCAGGGTGTCTTCCATCAGGCACCGCTCTATCCCGTGCTGCTCTCGATGCTCTATCGCGTCGCGGAGGAGGCGTCCCGCCCGGGACTCGTCGTAGGACTTCAGCTGCTTCTCCTGGCTGCGGCCATCACCTGCCTCCGTCCGCTGGGACGCCAGCTCTTCGACGACGACCGCGTCGGCCTCGTGGCCGTCGGCCTGGCGCTGCTGTACGGACCGTTCGCGTTCCACGGGCTGAAGTTGCTTCCGGTAACCCTGGCGTTGGGAACGCAGGTCGCGCTCCTGTCACTCCTGTTGCGGGCCGGCCTGCAGCCGACGTGGATGCGTCTCGGGCTTGCGGGCCTCGCCGCCGGTGTGGCGGCGATCACCCGCGTCGAGGCGCTCCTCCTGTTGATCCTCGTCCTGGCTACGCTCGTGCTCCTTCGACCCCGCCGCCTGTCGTTGGGCCAGGCGGGAATCGTGTTGATCACGACGTTGCTGGTGATCGCCCCGATCACCTACCACAACGTCTCGAATGGGGATCGCGTCCTGATCGCCTCGTCCAGCGGAGAGAATCTCTTCATCGGCAATCAGCGTGGCGCCGACGGTGGCCATACGCCACTCGACACGCAGGCCGGTGACATCGAGTCCCAGCGGATCCTGGCCCGGCGGATTGCGGAGCAGAGCCGCGGGCGAGCCTTGCTCTCGTCTGAGGTCTCCCGCTACTGGGCGACAAGAGCGGTCGACGAGATTCGGGAGGCGCCTGCCGCCTGGCTGGGAATCGAGGCCAGGAAGCTACGACGGGCTCTCGTGGATGCGGATCCGACCGATCTCTACTCGCTCCGCGTCGAGCGACGACGGTACCTGGGCTGGCTGTATCTGTTCGTCGTGCCGACGTCGGTCCTGGTCGTCGGTGCAATTTACGGTGGCGTCTGCCTGCTTCGACGCCGCGGCTTCGGACAGGCCATGCCGATCGTCGCCATGATTCTCGGCCATCTATGCGTGTTGCTGACCTTCTTCGTCAGCACCCGACTGCGTTTGCCGATGCTGTTCTTTCTCTGCCCGCTGGCGGCGTATGCGGTCGTCGGCGCCATCGACGACCGTCGCGAACCGGGAAGTCGACGACGGGGCACCATCGTCCTGCTTGTCGGCGCCTTGCTGGTTCTCGCCTCGCCTTTCGCCGGGCAGGTCACAGAGCGAGAGACGCTGCGGCTCGCATCGGTGTTGTCCCGTCAGGATCGTCTGGACGAGTCCCTCGATGTGTTGTCGCCTCTCGTGGCGTCCGCCGAGGCGGGCGAAGCGGTCTTCGACCAGGCCTGCTGGGTGGCGTTCAAGCAGGAGGACTGGCGTACCGCCGGGGAACACTGTCGCGAAGCGCTGAAGCGAGGCATCGACGGCAACCGAGCCTGCGCGGTCCGTACACGGCTGGGGTGGATCGACGAGCGTCTCGGCGCGCTGGAGCAGGCGGGGCGCTGGCACGACGAGGCGGTCGCGGAGGGCTGCCCGACCCAGGCCCTGATGGAACGGGCCCTCTATCGCGCCAGACGGGGGGATCGTCGGGGTGCCGTCGCCGATCTCCGCACGGTCCTCACCCGCGAACCGGGTTCACGCGTCGCGCGTCAATGGCTGGAACGACTGGGCGGTGGAAACTAGGGTCGTCGGACCCGGACCCGTTGGGTACGCAAGTCGACCTCGATGAGTGTCTCCCCCAGGAGATCGAGACCCAGATAGCCGGCAAGCTCCACACCGCCAAGACGACTGGCGATCGCCAGATCGAGCGCAACCAGGCGTCGATCGTTGGTCGACAGCTCCATGAATCCCACCCGGCCGCCGTCGACCACACGAAGCCCCCGCATCCGCCCACCAAAGCCGCGGACGGCTCCACCCTCGAGAATCGTCACGTCGGTCAATCGATCGGCGAACGTGCGGCTGACCAACGTCTCATACGCACCCGTATCGAAGACGAACAGGCCTCGGACGCCATCGGCAGCGACGCCCCGAACCAACATCTGTCCGGAGAAGTTCCAGTAGCGCTCCCCGTCCAGAGCCTCGTCGGTCTGCGTGAAGCGCAGCTCCCTGTTCTCGCCGTCCAGGGTCAGGAGATAGTCGGCAAACGGCTGAAGTCCGACCAGCCCGTCGTAGCGGCCACCGGCATCCAGAGCCCCGGGAGTGACCGTCGCCATCGCGTTCTCGTACACCAGGTCGCCGAGGGCCAGGCGTGGAACAAGCCCACGACGTGAACGATGTCGGCCCTCACCCCCGCCACCGAACGTCGTGGTCTCGGCCATAGGCTCGAAGTTGAGGCGACGCGCCGCGCTGGACGTCAGGAACAGTCCCGTGCTGCCGCTATCGAGCAGCAACCGGATCGGCCGACGGCCGCGGGCGGCGGGAACACGAAGCAGGTAGCCCTGCAACCGCTTGTTCGACGACCAGAGCGGACGGAGTGCCAGGACACCGCTCTCCGGCGCCTGTGAGCGTCGCCAGACCGCCGTATCGCCAAGGGCCTCGTAGACGGCGATCGTTCCCCGTGCCGCCGTCAGGCGGTCGGGATCGGCCCCACCGTCCGGACCTCGTGCGACGTACCGTCGCAACCGCTTAAGGGCGTCCGCACGGCTCGCGGCCGCCTCGGCGGACCAGAACAACAGCGGGAGATCGTCGGGGTAGTCCGCCAGACCATCCTCTGCCAGCCGCTGAGCGGTGGCGTGATCCCCTCTCGCGATCGCCAACATGCCGGCCACCCGATAGGCCGCGGCCGGCAGGCCGTCCTCGTTCTCGAGGAGTGCCGCGATGGCATCCTCGGCGGTAAGCAGCTCACCCACCCGCAGGGCGAGTTCCGCGTGGATCGTCCGGGCCACCCGATCCTCGGGATGATCGAGCAGCCAGCTCTCCGCCTGCGTCAGCGCTCGCCGTTGCTCCGCCGGAGGTCCATCCGCGACCGCACTCCGTGCGGCAGTCATCCACTCCACGGACTCACCGGGCGCGACGGCTCCACCGATTGCCAACGGGAGCAGCCCGATTACGAGCCAGCTGAGGCGCGGCGCGATCATGCCCGCCCCAGGAGCAGCGCTACGGCCAGAATCACCGGCGTCATCACGTACGCACCCAGCAGCTGTCGGCGACCCGTGGCCATCCGTCCCAGCAGCCCGTGGGCATCGATCCATGCGGCGAGATCGTCACGACCGCTCCGTCTCTCTAGCTCTTGGAGTAACCCCACACCGTCCGAGATGAACGTCGGCACCCGATGGTTTCTGCCGGCCTCATCCTCCAACGCGATCGCCGGGATCCAGCGTCGCTCCCGGGAGAACGGCCCCTCGAATCGGAGTCGCTCGATGGACTCCCAGCTCAACTCGCGACGATGCCGCTCGAACTCCCAGACGATGCCGTCGTCCATGACCGTCACCGACTGACGAAGCTCTGCACCCTGTCGAACGATCCACCAGCCGAGGAACAGACCGAGCGCCGTCACCATGTGTTGCAGCGTCAGCCCACCCGCGAAAGCGATCCCACGATGGGTAAATCGTAACGAGATCAGCCACGCCGCGACGATCGCGGTCGCACCCAGCACCCGGGGGAGCCAGCGGGCGGCCGATGAAAACTCGAATCTCACGGGTCAGGTCGCTTCGTCGTAGTGCACAAGAGGCACCGGCGCGAAGCCGATCGCATCGACCGCCACGAAGTGGAACTCCATCGACCGGTGGACGCCACGTACCGCATACCGGTGATCGTCCCCGTGGAGATGCCCGTAGACGCAGATCGACACGCCTGCCTGTTCGAGCAGCGTGAACAGTTCGGTCGGTTCTCGGCCGAGCAGCCACGGTGGGTAGTGCAGCATGGCGATGAGGGGGCGCGTGGCGTCGAATCGTTTCCGCGCATCCGCGATCGACGCCTGGAGTCGCTCGATCTCACGATGCCAGACCCGTGCGTCGGCGGTGGTGGCGATCGGATCGTCCGGCGCCAGCCAGCCACGGGCCCCCACGACGCCCCACGGCCCAACCTCGATCGCATCGTTGTGGAGCGCCTCGCAGGAGGCCGGCAACGTCTCGCGGAGTTTTCCGATCCCTCCCCACCAGCTGTCGTGGTTCCCCTTCAGGAGGATCTTGTGACCCGGCCGCTGACCGATCCAGTCGAGATCGGCAGAAGCCCGGCTCAGGTTCCGGGCCCACGACAGGTCCCCCGCCAGCAGCACGGTGTCCTCGGCGGTGACGGCGTCGTCCCAGTACTCGGCCATGCGGCGGGCGTGGTCGATCCAGAGGTCGCCGAAGCGGTCCATCGGCTTGGAGCCATCGAGGGAGAGATGGAGATCAGCCATGGCTAGAATGCGGGGCACCGGCGGACTCCTCGAAATGATCGTAGGATTCTATGACCGGTTCGCGGTTGGGGTCAAAGTTTCAGGTTTGGACGGGAGAGGATCGAGCATGAATCGACGGATATCAAGCGTGAGTGGGTCGCTCCTCCTCGTGATGATCGCGTTCGTCGGCATGACGGCTGCCCAGGAGAAGCCGGTCTATGTCGGATGCGCGCGGATCTTCAATGGACCGACCGCGACGGTCGTCTATCCGGCGTCCGATCCGGGGACGATGGACACGAACCGCTTCTCCGCAGAACGCAAAACCGCATACCTACGGGAAATCCACGGTGTCGATGCGCGGGTCGTTGCCGACACCGATTTTGACCCCACTGCGACACCCGACAACCTCCTCATACTCGGCTGGGACAATCTGCTCCTTCCGCGGATCGCCGAGTCTCAGTTCCTAAGCCATAACGGCGTCTCCGGAACCTTCATGAACGGCATCACGATCGCACCCGGCGAGGACCTTCTGTTTGCCAGACGTTCCACGCTCTCCGATGACCATCGGGTCATCTTTTGGTCTCGGATCGATCCCGAACTGGATCGCTTCTACGTCGTTCCGTTTGTCGCGTCGGACTTCGCGGTATTCGAAGGCTATCGGATCCAGCACCAGGGCAACTACGCCAACTGGGATGCGGTTCCGCCGACACGAGACGAAGCCGCCGAGATGGAGTTCCGAACCTACCGCGGGAGTGCCGTTCGGATGGCTGAAGGGGAACAGCACGAGATCTTCGTGAACGGCGGAACGGACACCAAGACCGCTGAGGCCATCCTCGCGGCCCGCACTCAGGCCCTCGCGGACATTCAGGACCGACTGGGCTCCCGGCCGCTGGACGCCAGGATCAAGGTCTACGTCTACCCCGATCTCCCCGTCAAGCTAGAGCGGACGAACGTCCCCAATACGACTCACTCGATCCCTCGCCTGAACGAGATACATCTGCTTCAGCGTCACGCCCTCTCCGAAACGGCCCACGAGGACCTACACGTCGTGGCCCATCAGCGTTATGGCCCCTGCCTCTCGACCGCGCTATACGAGGGCTTCGCGCTGGCCTACGAGCAGGACGGTCACCAGACAACGCTGGACACCGTCGCCGCGCACCTGTTCGACGAAGAACAGTTACCGTCGATCCACGAACTTCTCGACGAGGAATCATTTCGCGTGCTCGCCCGCGAAGGAACCGGTTTTGCCGTCGCGGCCCTTCTCGTTCAGTGGCTCCGAGCGCAGTTCGACGAACCGAAGTTTGCCCAGGCGTATACGGTCGAACGCCCGGGTGTGGAGACACTCGCCGCGGCTCTGGGTACCGACGCCACGGCCCTCGAGGCAGGGTTTCGCGCGCACCTCAACGGTCTGGCCGAAGGGGCGATGTCCGCATTGGCTTTCCAGCGAGCGGTTGCCGAATCCCAACACCACCGCGATACAGGGAACGACGAGGCGGCCCGTGCCGCGATGGGTCGCGCACTCGAGGCGCAGCCCGACGACGCGGGAACGCTCTACGGCCTGGGACTGATGGATCTGGAGGCCGGTCGAACCGACGAGGGCGTCGTCTTCTTCCGGCGCCTGCTGGAGCTGGGGCTGCCGACCGACTCCCGTTATCGGATCTTCGCCCACTTCCAGCTTGCCAACGCCTACCGGACGCAGAAGCAGACCGGGAAAGCGACGCGGGAACTCAAGCGGATGCTGGCGCTCCCGGATCTCTACGATTCGCACGGACGTGCGGAATCGATGCTCGAGTCGCTCAGGAAAGAGAAGAAGAGCCGCTAGGCCAGGCGTGAAGCGACGGCTAGCGGATACGGGACATGAGTCGGAAGAGGACCGACAACACGCCACGAGCCGTAAGTAGAGCGGTGGCGAGACTCAGTACAACCGTAGCGATCAGAAGCAGAACCTGCATCAACATTCCTCAGTTCGCTGGCACCCTGCCCCGCTGTCGCTACCTTCGAACGACTGGCGAAGCATAACAGTATCCAGCATAGCCAACAAGTCTGACCCGTCTGCCCCAATATGGTGCCCGGCGGTCGGCCAGGCAAGTTGCCCCGAAACCACCCTACGAACCGGTGCCGATCTCGATCTCACCGAGGTCTCCCAGCTCACGGGTGAGGTGCTCGCGGAGCTTCTTGATCAGACGGACCTCCGCCTGGCGGACGGCCTCACGGCTGGTGCCGAACCGATCGCCGATCTCCTGCAGCGTCAGCGGGCTGTCGTTGACCAGCCGGCGATCCAGTAGAACCCGGTCCCGTTCACCCAGATCCTCGCGAAACACCGCCAGGGCGCGCTCGGTCCGCTCCTGGAGGTCGGCTCGCGCCAGGACCTCGTCGGCATCCGGCTGGCCGCTGTCCGAAAGCCAGTCTCCGTGGGTGCGGTCCTCGTCGTTCCCCCGCGGGGCATCGAGGGAGACGTCGTGGGCGTGGAGCGCCGCCTGGACCTCCGTGACGTCCTTTTCCGAGACGCCGAAGTGATCCGCCAGCTGTCGGGGACCCACCTCGAAGCCCTCGGCTTCCAGCCGCTCCTTCTCCTGTCGCAGATGACGCAGGAGTTTTCGACGGGCGTTGGTCGTGCCGACGCGCACGAGCCGTACGTTATCCAGCAGGAACTTGACCATGTACGCACGGACCCAGTACGCCGCGTAGGTCGGCAAGCGAACATCGAGTTCGGGATCGAACCGATCGATCGCCTGTAGCAAGCCGATGTTCCCTTCCTGAATGAGATCCAGGAGGTTCTTCGCCGCCCGTCGGAATGACATGGCGACACGCACGACCATCAGGAGGTTGGCGGTCACCAGTCGAAAGAGTGCATCCCGATCGCCCGTCTCCCGATATACGCGGGCAAGACGCTGTTCCTCTTCCCGTGTCAGCGGCGGGTACTTGCGGGCCTCTGCCATGTAACGACGGAAGGGGTCGGACGGAACGAGCCCGGTCCCACCGGCCGGTACGGGAGACTTCGTGCCGACGTCGATGTACGCATCGGTACCTGACTCGTCTGCGGGGTCGTCTGTGGGTTCCGTCAGGACCTCGGGCTCGAGGTCGTCCCGTGGCTCATCCACCATGGTAAGAATCGTAGCACGCAGGCTTGCGTGAGCTAGCTACGGCCGAGATCCAGGTATTTCCAGGGGTTGATACGGCGACCGTCGCGGAAAACCTCGTAGTGCAGATGCGGTCCCGTCGAACGCCCGGTCGAGCCGACACGCCCGAGAGTCTCTCCTCGACGTACCTGCTGCCCCGGTCGAACCAGAATCTCGCTCATGTGCGCATAGCGCGTGACGAATCCGAGGCCGTGGGAGATATCGACCGTCTTGCCGTAGTCGGAGACCCGAACGGCGCGGCTAACGACACCGTCCGCGGTAGCGATGATCGGCGTGCCCGTGGAATTGACGATGTCGATCCCACGATGGAATTGCCGGTTGCCACCGAACGGATCCTTGCGCCAACCATAACCGTGAGAGAACCAACCCTCCGCAGGCATGCCCAGGGGGGTCGACGCGAGACGCGAGATTCGCCCCTGGAACGCTTCGTCGAGTAGGGAGATGGACTGCCCCAGAGTATCCGAGCGCTGTCGAAGGATGTCGAGTTCACCATGAACCGAAGCCAGCGGCGATCGGGAAGAACTCCGTCCCCCGGGACCTCCCGCTGCCGGCGTCGTTTCCGATTCGACGCCGAGCGCCTTTGAGAGGATCTGCGTTCGGGTCTCGGCGATGTCGATTTGTTCGGCGACGCCGTCGAGCGACTCCTGGAACGACTGGCTCTGGGCCAGTAGCTGCTCATTCTCATGTTCGAGTCGGACGATCTCGGCGGACTGCGCCTGAGATCGAAACGCAAAGTGCGGCATCGCCAGTGCTGCAAAGCCGATGGCGGCGACGAGAGCGAGCGACGCGACGACGAAGCCCTTGGAGACGTGGAGCTTGCGAAAGCGACTGCGCGCGTTCGGCAAGACAAGAATGGTGTAGGTCGTTTTCTGGGGCCGCGTACGGCCCACCCATCTACCCACAAGATTGCTAAGGGACAACGTCCTGCCTCCAGCCACCCCATGGGATACAAGGTGGGCCCACGAGGGAAAACTTAACATCCGATTCCGGGAGGGTCAAACCCCGTGTTCCACGGGGTAAGATGGGCCGATGGACACCCCACGCAAGACGGAAGTCGAAGCCCTGGCCGGCGCGACGCTGATGGTCGGCCTCCCCGGGACGGAACTTTCCCGGGAAGACGTCGAATTCCTCGACGATCTGCGTCCCGGAGGCGTGATCCTCTTCGACCGAAACCTCGAGACCCCGGAACAGACACGGCGTCTACTTCGCGATCTCAGACGATGCGTTCCGGATCGCTCCTGGTTCAGCATCGACCAGGAGGGCGGCCGGGTCAGTCGGATGGCTCGTTGGATCGGTCCC encodes:
- the pepF gene encoding oligoendopeptidase F codes for the protein MDTATLPIEESWKLDDIFPDSAAIRAERQALQGSLDGLTDGQGRLGESAAILADALEASTEAWRRVAKLRCFAMLQSDTDIRNAAAQALREEIDLLTTDLSGRVAWIRPEILALPSSTLETYLDEEPRLAIHRFFLQDLMRQRDHVLTPGEERIMAEASAITRTPGSLFNVLHNVEIPPAQVTLEDGRQVELTPTEFFKHRTTGNRNDRELLFTAYYESQARFQQTLGENLAGQIRAHIFRARARRYPSCVAAALDGNAVPEGVYRNLIAQTHAQLPTFYRYFELRKRSLGVERLEYHDLHCPLTGDEPTRYEPQDAMRTIRESLAPLGSMYLAAVDEAFDNRWIDWHPQNGKRSGAYATGWAYDVHPYALLNFLGDYDSVSTATHELGHALHSYFSNQRQPFATADYSIFVAEVASTLNEALLLNHKLECADDETEQQFLLSRYLDSFRVTFHRQTLFAEFELEIHDRSERGEALTGERLNEIYLQLLRKYHGHDESIVHIDERYGGEWMLVPHFYYNFYVYQYATGIVASTALAEAIVNKTPGSVERYVEFLHRGGSDYSLQLLRTAGVDLEQAQPYEDACSAFERRLDQLEALLPDA
- a CDS encoding aspartyl protease family protein encodes the protein MIAPRLSWLVIGLLPLAIGGAVAPGESVEWMTAARSAVADGPPAEQRRALTQAESWLLDHPEDRVARTIHAELALRVGELLTAEDAIAALLENEDGLPAAAYRVAGMLAIARGDHATAQRLAEDGLADYPDDLPLLFWSAEAAASRADALKRLRRYVARGPDGGADPDRLTAARGTIAVYEALGDTAVWRRSQAPESGVLALRPLWSSNKRLQGYLLRVPAARGRRPIRLLLDSGSTGLFLTSSAARRLNFEPMAETTTFGGGGEGRHRSRRGLVPRLALGDLVYENAMATVTPGALDAGGRYDGLVGLQPFADYLLTLDGENRELRFTQTDEALDGERYWNFSGQMLVRGVAADGVRGLFVFDTGAYETLVSRTFADRLTDVTILEGGAVRGFGGRMRGLRVVDGGRVGFMELSTNDRRLVALDLAIASRLGGVELAGYLGLDLLGETLIEVDLRTQRVRVRRP
- a CDS encoding sigma-70 family RNA polymerase sigma factor, yielding MVDEPRDDLEPEVLTEPTDDPADESGTDAYIDVGTKSPVPAGGTGLVPSDPFRRYMAEARKYPPLTREEEQRLARVYRETGDRDALFRLVTANLLMVVRVAMSFRRAAKNLLDLIQEGNIGLLQAIDRFDPELDVRLPTYAAYWVRAYMVKFLLDNVRLVRVGTTNARRKLLRHLRQEKERLEAEGFEVGPRQLADHFGVSEKDVTEVQAALHAHDVSLDAPRGNDEDRTHGDWLSDSGQPDADEVLARADLQERTERALAVFREDLGERDRVLLDRRLVNDSPLTLQEIGDRFGTSREAVRQAEVRLIKKLREHLTRELGDLGEIEIGTGS
- a CDS encoding M23 family metallopeptidase, whose amino-acid sequence is MPNARSRFRKLHVSKGFVVASLALVAAIGFAALAMPHFAFRSQAQSAEIVRLEHENEQLLAQSQSFQESLDGVAEQIDIAETRTQILSKALGVESETTPAAGGPGGRSSSRSPLASVHGELDILRQRSDTLGQSISLLDEAFQGRISRLASTPLGMPAEGWFSHGYGWRKDPFGGNRQFHRGIDIVNSTGTPIIATADGVVSRAVRVSDYGKTVDISHGLGFVTRYAHMSEILVRPGQQVRRGETLGRVGSTGRSTGPHLHYEVFRDGRRINPWKYLDLGRS
- a CDS encoding metallophosphoesterase, with product MPRILAMADLHLSLDGSKPMDRFGDLWIDHARRMAEYWDDAVTAEDTVLLAGDLSWARNLSRASADLDWIGQRPGHKILLKGNHDSWWGGIGKLRETLPASCEALHNDAIEVGPWGVVGARGWLAPDDPIATTADARVWHREIERLQASIADARKRFDATRPLIAMLHYPPWLLGREPTELFTLLEQAGVSICVYGHLHGDDHRYAVRGVHRSMEFHFVAVDAIGFAPVPLVHYDEAT